In Salminus brasiliensis chromosome 24, fSalBra1.hap2, whole genome shotgun sequence, one genomic interval encodes:
- the LOC140546805 gene encoding doublesex- and mab-3-related transcription factor A1-like, with protein sequence MYESGRSLSLPLRAPLLLRAPAGLERAFPRTPKCARCRNHGVLSALKGHKRACRWRECACARCALIAERQRVMAAQVALRRQQEQESKSRAEGYGDPLNTYMFNGFLITSPPPPLTSPVSSSSVLPGEPVVKTSGSASPGLDRLSDRTSSPLSLVSSDQESGSECEKVKDASPDLLSPAASSRERDPTQILLKIFPHLKADTVESTLRACAGDIVKAIEALLASKDEAVTPLPGSPPPSFSRNLLESPETPGTLSSSSAFSPLQNSGTKALAGESLYGLNPRFGINPLHLAYSASSSGGALPSFISPYLPGLLPAFPLRSPLHYPFPGSSRELPYQSKDTFPAAGLYSTLNHGK encoded by the exons ATGTATGAGTCCGgacgctcgctctctctccctctgcgcGCGCCCCTGCTGCTGCGCGCTCCCGCGGGCTTGGAGCGCGCCTTCCCGCGGACGCCGAAGTGCGCGCGCTGCCGGAACCACGGCGTGCTGTCGGCGCTGAAGGGCCACAAGCGCGCGTGCCGCTGGCGGGAGTGCGCGTGCGCTCGCTGCGCTCTGAtcgcagagaggcagagagtgaTGGCGGCGCAGGTGGCGCTCAGGAGGCAGCAGGAGCAGGAGAGCAAAAGCAGGGCGGAGGGATACG GTGATCCTCTAAACACCTACATGTTTAACGGCTTCCTGATCACGTCCCCGCCGCCCCCGCTGACCTCTCCAGTGTCCAGCAGCTCCGTACTCCCCGGAGAGCCTGTTGTTAAAACGAGCGGCAGTGCCTCCCCCGGCCTTGACCGCCTGTCTGACCGCACCTCCAGCCCTCTGTCCCTCGTATCTTCCGACCAGGAGTCAGGAAGCGAATGCGAAAAGGTTAAAGACGCCTCTCCAGACCTGCTGAGTCCAGCGGCGTCCAGCAGAGAACGGGACCCAACCCAGATCTTACTGAAGATTTTTCCTCACCTCAAAGCGGACACTGTGGAATCAACCCTGAGGGCCTGTGCCGGAGACATTGTGAAGGCCATCGAAGCGCTTCTGGCCTCCAAAGACGAAGCGGTCACACCTCTGCCCGGAAGTCCGCCTCCTTCCTTCTCCAGGAACCTCCTGGAATCTCCAGAAACGCCAGGAACCCTCAGTTCCAGCTCCGCTTTCTCTCCGTTACAGAACTCAGGCACCAAAGCTTTGGCCGGCGAGAGCTTATACGGGTTGAATCCTCGTTTTGGGATCAATCCGCTGCACCTGGCTTATTCCGCCTCATCCTCGGGAGGCGCTTTACCTAGTTTCATCTCCCCGTACCTACCTGGACTGCTGCCAGCCTTTCCTCTCCGCTCTCCtctccattaccccttccccggCTCGTCCCGTGAGCTGCCCTACCAGAGCAAAGACACTTTCCCTGCCGCAGGCCTTTACTCCACTCTCAACCATGGAAAATGA